One Leifsonia shinshuensis DNA window includes the following coding sequences:
- a CDS encoding UDP-glucose dehydrogenase family protein → MRISVIGVGYLGAVHAAAMADLGHTVVGVDVDEAKIAALSEARAPFFEPGLPEVLASATASGRLRFTTDFSAVADADVHFVAVGTPQSAEGDAADLRFVDAAFASLLEHVSPGDVIVGKSTVPVGTASRLAELVAERVPGATLAWNPEFLREGFAVKDTVSPDRLVYGVPEGEDGARAARILDEVYAGAVANGTPVIVTDYATAELVKVAANAFLATKISFINAMAEIAEATGADVTQLADAIGHDARIGRRFLNAGVGFGGGCLPKDIRAFSARARELGRGDSVRFLDEVDKINLRRRERVVDLVREEAGGLDGVRVAVLGLAFKPHSDDIRDSPALDIAVRLAEGGAVVTATDPEAIANARRRAPQLTYVESAAEAAAAADVVVLITEWPEFTELDPEELGALVSRRLVIDGRNALDADRWRAAGWRFRGLGR, encoded by the coding sequence ATGCGCATCTCCGTCATCGGCGTCGGCTACCTCGGAGCCGTCCACGCCGCAGCCATGGCCGACCTCGGCCACACCGTCGTCGGCGTCGATGTCGACGAGGCCAAGATCGCCGCGCTCTCCGAGGCGCGCGCGCCGTTCTTCGAGCCGGGCCTTCCCGAAGTGCTCGCCTCCGCGACCGCCAGCGGGCGCCTGCGCTTCACCACCGACTTCTCCGCCGTCGCGGACGCGGACGTGCACTTCGTCGCCGTCGGCACGCCGCAGTCCGCGGAGGGCGACGCCGCCGACCTCCGGTTCGTGGACGCCGCGTTCGCCTCCCTGCTGGAGCACGTCTCGCCCGGCGATGTGATCGTCGGCAAGAGCACCGTCCCGGTCGGCACGGCCTCCCGGCTCGCGGAGCTCGTCGCCGAGCGCGTGCCGGGCGCGACGCTCGCCTGGAACCCGGAGTTCCTCCGCGAGGGCTTCGCCGTCAAGGACACGGTGAGCCCCGACCGGCTCGTCTACGGTGTGCCGGAGGGCGAGGATGGCGCACGCGCCGCCCGCATCCTGGACGAGGTCTACGCCGGCGCCGTCGCGAACGGCACCCCGGTGATCGTGACCGACTACGCCACGGCGGAGCTGGTGAAGGTCGCCGCGAACGCGTTCCTCGCGACGAAGATCTCCTTCATCAACGCGATGGCCGAGATCGCGGAGGCCACGGGTGCGGATGTGACGCAGCTCGCGGACGCGATCGGTCACGACGCGCGGATCGGTCGGCGCTTCCTCAACGCGGGCGTCGGCTTCGGCGGCGGCTGCCTCCCGAAGGACATCCGCGCGTTCAGCGCCCGCGCCCGGGAGCTCGGCCGCGGCGACTCCGTCCGGTTCCTGGACGAGGTGGACAAGATCAACCTGCGCCGCCGCGAGCGGGTGGTCGACCTGGTGCGCGAGGAGGCCGGCGGCCTCGACGGCGTGCGTGTCGCAGTCCTGGGCCTGGCCTTCAAGCCGCACTCGGACGACATCCGCGACTCGCCGGCCCTCGACATCGCCGTGCGCTTGGCGGAGGGCGGCGCGGTCGTCACCGCGACCGATCCCGAGGCCATCGCGAACGCGCGCCGCCGTGCGCCGCAGCTGACCTATGTGGAGTCCGCCGCCGAGGCGGCCGCGGCCGCGGATGTCGTGGTGCTGATCACCGAGTGGCCCGAGTTCACGGAGCTCGACCCGGAGGAGCTGGGCGCGCTGGTCTCCCGGCGCCTGGTCATCGACGGCCGCAACGCGCTCGACGCCGACCGGTGGCGTGCCGCGGGGTGGCGGTTCCGGGGCCTCGGGCGCTAG